The following proteins are encoded in a genomic region of Balaenoptera ricei isolate mBalRic1 chromosome 14, mBalRic1.hap2, whole genome shotgun sequence:
- the CLDN5 gene encoding claudin-5 codes for MGSAALEILGLVLCLVGWVGLILACGLPMWQVTAFLDHNIVTAQTTWKGLWMSCVVQSTGHMQCKVYDSVLALSTEVQAARALTVGAVLLALVALFVTLAGAQCTTCVAPGPGKARVALTGGALYALCGLLALVPLCWFANIVVREFYDPTVPMSQKYELGAALYIGWAASALLMCGGGLVCCGAWVCAGRPDFGFPVKYSAPRRPTASGDYDKKNYV; via the coding sequence ATGGGGTCGGCGGCGCTGGAGATTCTCGGCCTGGTGTTGTGCCTGGTGGGCTGGGTGGGCCTGATCCTGGCGTGCGGGCTGCCCATGTGGCAGGTGACCGCTTTCCTGGACCACAACATCGTGACGGCGCAGACCACCTGGAAGGGGCTGTGGATGTCGTGCGTGGTGCAGAGCACAGGGCACATGCAGTGCAAGGTGTACGACTCGGTGCTGGCGCTGAGCACAGAGGTGCAGGCGGCGCGGGCGCTCACCGTGGGCGCCGTGCTCCTGGCGCTTGTCGCGCTCTTCGTGACCCTGGCGGGCGCGCAGTGCACCACCTGCGTGGCCCCCGGCCCGGGTAAGGCGCGCGTGGCCCTCACGGGCGGCGCGCTCTACGCGCTCTGCGGGCTGCTGGCGCTCGTGCCGCTCTGCTGGTTCGCCAACATCGTGGTCCGGGAGTTCTACGACCCGACCGTGCCCATGTCGCAGAAGTACGAGCTGGGCGCCGCGCTTTACATCGGCTGGGCCGCCTCGGCGCTGCTCATGTGCGGCGGCGGCCTCGTGTGCTGCGGCGCCTGGGTCTGCGCCGGCCGCCCCGACTTCGGCTTCCCGGTCAAGTACTCGGCGCCGCGGCGGCCTACGGCCAGCGGCGACTACGACAAGAAGAACTATGTTTGA